The proteins below are encoded in one region of Leptotrichia sp. oral taxon 218:
- a CDS encoding zinc ribbon domain-containing protein codes for MRNNERCLKCGEKTFEIKKIAVPTTKTTKAKIGIDMFYLKICQNCGYTEMYSTKVLEKVKDPVKNY; via the coding sequence ATGAGAAATAATGAAAGATGCTTGAAATGTGGTGAAAAAACATTTGAAATAAAAAAAATAGCAGTGCCGACAACAAAAACGACAAAAGCGAAAATTGGAATAGATATGTTTTATTTAAAAATATGTCAAAATTGTGGATATACAGAAATGTACTCAACTAAAGTACTTGAAAAAGTCAAAGACCCAGTTAAAAATTATTGA
- a CDS encoding DKNYY domain-containing protein gives MKTKNLLKILILFILAETIANAEYFKENGEVYYKMPYFEIKSKVKGADAKTLENVGEDNMEMAGFFGKDSKNTYFIGKKIKDVSPKGFEILDTKYVKDDKNLYKFETDSLSYFSSNEIKTKKVSIDGLDVKSFKVLENNKDSYFDYYVDKSNVYIDKDNLEKITGADRNSFEILGYSIARDKNNVYKKGEKLGNIDIASFKYFDNGIAKDKNRVFYMDERKDIKNADAKTFERMGESYYFRDKNNVFALKNDYPDSSYNLVLEMSKNIDRSSFDILNAEFGKDKNGVYHFGEKIDGISSNNAKVVEELGDYDYIFQSGNDHYLVTVNEGNSYDKSDDNTKEKFKIKKINGLNIDYDTFKYFEIYDLYKDKNNFYYHSDNDLKKIKSDIDVKSAEKMIELRDFIKDKNNIYHFSDGKLEKINLKIDVNNLEYLDDGNSVFSSYLRDGKNVYFVNDEDGKIKIVKNVDKNTFKVVNGNYGVDSKNVYYLGEKLDFIGLDGLKIFNEGYLKDKKNVYEISVNDNDKVKVKPIKNLNIDVATFEDIFGGLNYKDKNSVYYVDENNGEVSLKILKGADPATFEFGVISKDKNSVFVDNQKLEGVSSKGFEVLADLFNFVKDYKNVYYLDRESDGITYKVKVLDTKGIDIPSFEFFGYSYNKYFKDKDNIYFLNDKDDKMEFEKLDGANPKTFEIVDDYFARDDKNVYILGYKVDGIDPKTFEALNYEMIKDKNGVYFLENISEENENSEIKTKKLNLKGLDLRSFKKIDDSDYYFKDKNSIYYEDSGNLHKIENADLKTFKDLDYNFAKDKNNIYYKNKKLDGIDAASFEKIEFNFIKDKNGLYKIDEDEEKNEIKLIPLNEKVNLENFEEIGGNYYKDDKNLYYFGENEFKKIDGSDPNSFEYDNENYTFIAKDKNNVYFDGEKVKGIDVKSAEGIDGLWIKDKNSVFYRGKKLEKISSNNFNYFDGGMSYDIILVDKNGAYKLLENENQKDKIIPLDSKNIDLKTLERIESPMDSSNYFKDKNGVYFLNGEKFVKINGADIDTFEVTMSGKYGKDRNNVYFEGKKMEGENPKKFEEEMEIK, from the coding sequence ATGAAAACAAAAAATCTATTAAAAATATTGATTTTATTTATTTTAGCGGAAACTATTGCAAATGCTGAATATTTTAAGGAAAATGGAGAAGTTTATTATAAGATGCCATATTTTGAAATTAAGTCAAAAGTGAAAGGTGCGGATGCGAAGACTTTGGAGAATGTTGGAGAAGATAATATGGAAATGGCTGGCTTTTTTGGAAAAGATAGCAAGAATACTTATTTTATTGGGAAAAAGATAAAAGATGTTTCACCTAAAGGATTTGAGATTTTGGATACAAAATATGTAAAAGATGATAAAAACTTGTATAAATTTGAAACTGATTCGCTTTCTTATTTTTCAAGTAATGAAATAAAAACGAAAAAAGTTTCGATTGATGGACTTGATGTGAAAAGTTTTAAGGTTTTAGAGAATAATAAAGATTCCTACTTCGACTATTATGTAGATAAAAGCAATGTTTATATTGATAAAGATAATTTGGAAAAAATAACAGGAGCGGATAGAAATTCTTTTGAAATTTTAGGGTATTCTATTGCTAGAGATAAAAATAATGTCTATAAAAAAGGGGAAAAATTAGGAAATATAGATATTGCGAGTTTTAAATATTTTGATAATGGGATAGCGAAAGATAAGAATAGAGTTTTTTATATGGATGAGCGTAAAGATATTAAAAATGCGGATGCGAAAACTTTTGAGAGAATGGGAGAAAGCTATTATTTTAGGGATAAAAATAATGTTTTTGCTTTAAAAAATGATTATCCTGACTCTAGTTATAATTTGGTTTTGGAAATGTCGAAAAATATTGATAGAAGTAGTTTTGATATTTTGAATGCTGAATTTGGGAAAGATAAAAATGGCGTTTATCATTTTGGAGAAAAAATAGATGGAATTTCTTCGAATAATGCTAAAGTTGTTGAAGAATTAGGAGATTACGATTATATTTTTCAAAGTGGCAATGATCATTACTTGGTAACTGTAAATGAAGGAAATTCATATGACAAGTCAGATGATAATACAAAAGAAAAATTTAAAATAAAGAAAATAAATGGCTTGAATATTGATTATGACACATTTAAATATTTTGAAATATACGATTTGTATAAAGATAAAAATAATTTTTATTATCATTCAGATAATGACTTGAAAAAAATTAAAAGTGATATTGATGTTAAAAGTGCTGAAAAAATGATTGAGTTGCGTGATTTTATAAAGGACAAAAATAATATTTATCATTTTTCTGATGGAAAACTTGAGAAAATTAATTTGAAAATTGATGTAAATAATTTAGAATATTTGGATGATGGAAATTCTGTTTTTAGTAGTTATTTGAGAGATGGGAAAAATGTTTACTTTGTGAATGATGAAGATGGGAAAATAAAAATTGTGAAAAATGTTGATAAAAACACATTTAAAGTTGTAAACGGAAATTATGGAGTGGATAGTAAAAATGTTTATTATTTGGGAGAAAAACTGGATTTTATAGGATTAGATGGACTTAAAATTTTTAATGAGGGTTATTTGAAAGATAAGAAAAATGTTTATGAAATTTCTGTAAATGATAATGATAAAGTGAAAGTAAAACCGATTAAAAATCTTAATATTGATGTGGCAACTTTTGAAGATATTTTCGGCGGATTAAATTACAAAGATAAAAATTCAGTTTATTATGTTGATGAAAATAATGGAGAAGTTTCTTTGAAAATATTAAAAGGAGCAGATCCGGCTACATTTGAGTTTGGAGTTATTTCTAAAGATAAAAATAGTGTTTTTGTTGATAATCAGAAATTGGAAGGTGTGAGTTCTAAAGGATTTGAAGTATTGGCTGATTTGTTTAATTTTGTGAAGGATTATAAGAATGTTTATTATTTGGATAGAGAAAGTGATGGGATTACTTATAAAGTAAAAGTTTTAGATACAAAAGGAATTGATATTCCGAGTTTTGAATTTTTTGGATATTCTTATAACAAATATTTTAAAGATAAAGATAATATATATTTTTTGAATGATAAAGATGATAAAATGGAATTTGAAAAATTGGATGGTGCGAATCCGAAAACATTTGAAATTGTTGACGATTATTTTGCAAGAGATGATAAAAATGTTTATATTTTGGGATATAAAGTAGATGGAATTGATCCAAAGACATTCGAAGCATTAAATTATGAAATGATAAAAGATAAAAATGGAGTGTATTTTTTGGAAAATATTTCAGAAGAAAATGAAAATTCAGAAATAAAAACTAAAAAGTTGAACTTAAAAGGATTGGATTTGAGAAGTTTTAAAAAAATTGATGATAGTGATTATTATTTTAAAGATAAAAATAGTATTTACTACGAGGATTCTGGAAATTTACATAAAATAGAAAATGCTGACTTAAAAACATTCAAAGACTTGGATTATAATTTTGCGAAAGATAAAAATAATATTTATTATAAAAATAAAAAATTGGATGGAATCGATGCTGCAAGTTTTGAAAAAATAGAATTTAATTTTATAAAAGATAAAAATGGACTTTATAAAATTGACGAAGATGAAGAAAAAAATGAGATAAAATTAATTCCACTCAATGAAAAAGTCAATCTTGAAAATTTTGAAGAAATAGGTGGAAATTATTATAAAGACGATAAAAATCTCTATTATTTTGGAGAAAATGAGTTTAAGAAAATAGATGGATCAGATCCAAATTCATTTGAATATGACAACGAAAATTATACTTTTATTGCAAAAGACAAAAATAATGTTTACTTTGACGGAGAAAAAGTAAAAGGAATAGATGTTAAGAGTGCTGAAGGAATAGACGGGCTTTGGATAAAAGATAAAAATAGTGTGTTTTATCGAGGGAAGAAATTGGAGAAAATCAGTTCAAATAACTTTAACTATTTTGATGGCGGAATGTCGTATGATATAATTTTAGTTGACAAAAACGGAGCTTACAAATTGTTGGAAAATGAAAATCAAAAAGATAAAATAATCCCACTTGATAGCAAAAATATTGACTTAAAAACTCTTGAAAGAATTGAATCTCCAATGGATAGTTCCAATTATTTTAAAGATAAAAATGGGGTTTATTTTTTGAATGGAGAAAAATTCGTGAAAATAAATGGAGCGGATATAGATACTTTTGAAGTGACAATGAGTGGAAAATATGGAAAAGATAGGAATAATGTTTATTTTGAAGGGAAGAAAATGGAAGGGGAGAATCCGAAGAAGTTTGAGGAGGAGATGGAGATTAAATAA
- a CDS encoding ComF family protein, giving the protein MKKSKTQLKIIDKLKSEIFNFKGIFFRNKDIISGEELVECEIVSKKTKKIFNDLKKLRKLNNIYYLWDYNNEFKRLIYAYKYNKKKILAKFISGLIKKEFYFILKKEKIDIVVSVPVSKKRKSERGFNQVDEILNYLEIKYCKIKRTKNTKKMASILDEEKRKKNIKGAFEISGGIDFSNKNILIVDDIVTTGATLKEIKNEILQSSKIKNLNIIVFCLAAAKEIKKDKGEI; this is encoded by the coding sequence TTGAAAAAGTCAAAGACCCAGTTAAAAATTATTGATAAATTAAAAAGCGAGATTTTTAACTTTAAAGGAATTTTTTTTAGAAATAAAGATATAATTTCTGGGGAGGAATTAGTTGAGTGCGAAATAGTTTCAAAAAAGACTAAAAAAATTTTTAATGATTTAAAAAAATTGCGAAAACTTAATAATATTTATTATTTATGGGATTATAACAATGAATTTAAAAGATTGATTTATGCTTATAAATATAACAAGAAAAAAATTTTGGCAAAATTTATTTCAGGACTTATAAAAAAAGAATTTTATTTTATCTTGAAAAAAGAAAAAATAGATATTGTTGTAAGTGTGCCTGTAAGTAAAAAGAGAAAAAGTGAACGGGGTTTTAATCAAGTTGACGAGATTCTAAATTATTTAGAAATAAAATATTGTAAAATTAAAAGGACAAAAAATACTAAAAAAATGGCGTCAATTTTGGATGAGGAAAAAAGGAAAAAAAATATAAAAGGTGCATTTGAAATTTCAGGGGGAATTGATTTTAGTAATAAAAATATTTTGATTGTTGACGACATTGTTACGACAGGAGCGACTTTAAAAGAAATAAAAAATGAAATTTTACAAAGTTCTAAAATTAAAAATTTAAATATTATCGTTTTTTGTCTTGCAGCGGCAAAAGAAATTAAAAAAGATAAAGGAGAAATATGA
- a CDS encoding Hsp70 family protein has product MGRMIGIDLGTTNSLATYIDDNGKIEFIKNEYGNILIPSVVGIDENDDIIVGELAKERRMMNAGETASNFKRRMGTDAKIKVKNRTFDAQMLSSFVLKHLKENAEKQLNEKINRAIISVPAYFNDKQRRDTKMAAELAGLTVERLINEPTAAALSLGSNILNQNLKFIVLDLGGGTFDVTLLETFENIMDVISISGDTMLGGEDFTTKICEIFLKNIKLAITDLSRDERTKLYTKADRAKKLISLKDIEIELEIKGKNYKSEITQKDFRETVKPLLVKMKAAIDKALQDGNTDAREIEKVVLVGGAVKLGIIEEFTEKYFHKMRGEKIYFSSENFIENNKLVSIVANPDTVVAYGVGVAVGMKERNKMFKERILTDVCPFTLGTELVGKRFAPIIPRNTTVPTSKSEYFYTIDDYQDKVNVGIYQGESLNIDDNLFLGNFLIDVPRNIAGKEAINVRFTYDINGILEVEATVVSTGLKKSKLIVNGDLSEEEKNEKIKMLEEIKIQSENKNKDKLLLERANRIYAEIVNTEIRNHISGY; this is encoded by the coding sequence ATGGGAAGAATGATTGGAATTGATCTGGGAACAACGAATAGCCTAGCTACATATATTGACGATAATGGGAAAATAGAGTTTATAAAAAATGAATATGGAAATATTTTGATTCCGTCTGTTGTGGGAATTGATGAAAATGATGATATTATTGTAGGGGAATTAGCAAAAGAAAGAAGAATGATGAATGCTGGGGAAACTGCGAGTAATTTTAAAAGAAGAATGGGAACAGATGCAAAAATTAAAGTTAAAAATAGAACTTTTGATGCACAAATGTTATCTTCATTTGTTTTGAAACATTTAAAGGAAAATGCTGAAAAACAGTTAAATGAAAAAATAAATAGGGCGATAATAAGTGTACCTGCATATTTTAATGATAAACAGCGAAGAGATACAAAAATGGCAGCAGAATTGGCAGGACTTACAGTAGAAAGACTTATAAATGAACCAACGGCTGCGGCATTGTCACTTGGAAGCAATATTTTAAATCAAAATTTAAAGTTTATTGTTCTTGATTTGGGTGGTGGGACATTTGATGTTACTTTGCTTGAAACATTTGAAAATATTATGGATGTGATTTCTATAAGCGGGGATACGATGCTTGGTGGAGAAGATTTTACTACTAAAATTTGTGAAATTTTTCTAAAGAATATTAAATTAGCAATAACAGATTTGAGCCGTGATGAAAGAACAAAATTGTATACAAAGGCAGATAGAGCGAAAAAATTAATAAGTTTAAAAGATATTGAAATTGAGCTAGAAATTAAAGGAAAAAATTATAAATCAGAAATTACACAAAAGGATTTTAGAGAAACTGTAAAACCGTTGCTTGTGAAAATGAAAGCTGCAATTGACAAGGCTTTGCAGGATGGAAATACAGATGCCAGAGAAATTGAAAAGGTTGTTTTGGTTGGAGGAGCTGTAAAATTAGGGATTATTGAAGAATTTACAGAAAAATATTTTCATAAAATGCGTGGAGAAAAAATATATTTTAGTAGCGAGAATTTTATTGAAAATAATAAACTCGTGTCAATAGTGGCAAATCCTGATACAGTTGTAGCTTACGGTGTTGGAGTTGCAGTTGGAATGAAAGAAAGAAACAAAATGTTTAAGGAGAGAATTTTAACTGATGTTTGTCCATTTACTTTAGGAACAGAACTCGTAGGAAAACGATTTGCACCAATTATTCCTAGAAATACAACTGTTCCAACAAGTAAATCTGAATATTTTTACACAATAGATGACTATCAGGATAAAGTGAATGTTGGAATTTATCAAGGAGAAAGCCTGAATATAGATGACAATTTATTTTTGGGAAATTTTTTGATAGATGTGCCACGAAATATAGCAGGAAAGGAAGCTATAAATGTCAGATTTACTTATGATATAAACGGTATTCTGGAAGTGGAAGCGACAGTTGTGAGTACAGGACTTAAAAAAAGTAAATTGATTGTAAATGGAGATTTATCTGAAGAAGAAAAAAACGAGAAAATAAAAATGCTGGAAGAAATAAAAATTCAGTCTGAAAATAAAAATAAGGATAAACTGCTGCTTGAGAGAGCAAATAGAATTTATGCTGAGATAGTAAATACAGAAATAAGAAATCATATTTCTGGTTATTAA
- a CDS encoding YraN family protein encodes MGKLRNKRKIGFEYEEIAKEYLTLKGLVFVERNFSSRYGEIDLIFKDFENDETLVFVEVKYRKNDFFGKAVEMVTQRKQKKILATSQVYILKNKWNSGVRYDIIGIDSFSNNIEWIKNAF; translated from the coding sequence ATGGGAAAATTGAGAAATAAGAGAAAAATTGGGTTTGAATATGAAGAGATTGCAAAAGAGTATTTAACTTTAAAGGGACTTGTTTTTGTTGAAAGAAATTTTTCTAGCAGGTATGGGGAGATTGACTTGATTTTTAAAGATTTTGAAAATGACGAAACACTTGTGTTTGTGGAAGTTAAATATAGAAAAAATGATTTTTTTGGGAAAGCCGTTGAAATGGTTACACAAAGAAAGCAAAAAAAAATTTTGGCAACTTCACAGGTTTATATATTAAAAAATAAATGGAATAGTGGCGTAAGGTATGATATTATTGGAATAGACAGTTTTTCTAATAATATTGAATGGATAAAAAATGCGTTTTGA
- a CDS encoding sakacin A production response regulator — protein sequence MNKKFNYKPLIEYTNYEGKKYVKPEKAGDLKEDMELFRKNGQNARKVFTEIAKALEEKTDGFHLQKVSSWMNQAQIARPYLWVFLRQDGDSDTESGIALRVFKNGKTKKIGISLEVSFVERKIGENTLENQNKVLEVPINEPLYYFVQFAKSKENCALDRFEGNESNREKFLKEWKNGGIRKVLVKFDVEEIERFESLDELVEEFLEGIRLLMPFYVATH from the coding sequence ATGAATAAAAAATTTAACTACAAACCATTAATTGAATACACAAATTATGAAGGGAAAAAATATGTAAAACCTGAAAAAGCTGGAGATTTAAAGGAAGATATGGAGCTTTTTAGAAAAAATGGACAAAATGCTAGAAAAGTTTTTACGGAAATTGCAAAGGCTTTGGAAGAAAAGACTGATGGATTTCATTTGCAGAAAGTTAGTAGCTGGATGAATCAGGCTCAGATTGCAAGACCTTATCTTTGGGTATTTTTGCGACAAGATGGGGATAGTGATACTGAATCAGGGATTGCTTTGAGAGTTTTTAAAAATGGGAAGACTAAGAAAATTGGGATTTCGCTTGAAGTGAGTTTTGTTGAAAGAAAAATTGGGGAAAATACGCTTGAAAATCAGAATAAAGTTTTAGAAGTGCCGATTAATGAACCGCTTTATTATTTTGTGCAATTTGCGAAAAGTAAGGAAAACTGTGCTTTGGATAGATTTGAAGGTAATGAAAGTAATAGAGAAAAATTTCTTAAAGAGTGGAAAAATGGGGGAATTAGGAAAGTTTTGGTTAAGTTTGATGTGGAAGAGATTGAAAGATTTGAGAGTTTGGATGAGCTTGTTGAGGAATTTTTGGAAGGAATCAGATTGCTTATGCCATTTTATGTTGCTACTCACTAA
- a CDS encoding J domain-containing protein — MILNFDEAFKILEIEPTNDKKKIKIAYSKMLKKYHPEEFPEMFMKINEAYRVALEFEKFDFNEINFNKGNFRNKNFFEIEQKSEKDGYEEVSFGNDIQKSEIENEEFSDIFNGKYEWMEKNFKSWIKEIRRILNGEKVSFIYLKVFLKRFDKFSDDEKSRIRDILGLENNDFEDNLILKSENLFEFEKEYIISCLSNNKNEFGEIKGLYNSKEKKDNDKALENFVERYFNVKKLNIFGFFIFWNIYRGNYKYFDIKINKRIHNLFFNSANNFFFKRIVYSYKKIKNIFYHLEITCEDDIGEDDAFIHTLIFLLSCIALIFICIFSLPAIINTKEIDYRNVVKSFELVRIYWIVLTVTRIYLDFSLAKRGNNLNMASMLNIQIILLGSYLISIYFNYKIKDFLLFGILIWMLIKLIIVNRIKYLRLKNYAKKILDKIYN; from the coding sequence ATGATTTTGAATTTTGATGAAGCGTTTAAAATACTGGAAATAGAGCCGACAAATGATAAGAAGAAAATAAAAATTGCATATTCTAAAATGTTGAAAAAATATCATCCTGAGGAGTTTCCTGAGATGTTTATGAAGATTAATGAAGCGTATAGGGTTGCTTTGGAGTTTGAAAAATTTGATTTTAATGAAATTAATTTTAATAAAGGGAATTTTAGAAATAAAAATTTTTTTGAAATTGAACAAAAGTCGGAAAAAGATGGATATGAGGAAGTTTCTTTTGGAAATGATATTCAAAAGTCAGAGATTGAAAATGAAGAATTTTCTGATATTTTTAATGGGAAATATGAATGGATGGAAAAAAATTTCAAATCTTGGATAAAAGAAATTCGTAGGATTTTAAATGGCGAAAAAGTTTCTTTTATTTACTTAAAAGTTTTTTTGAAAAGATTTGATAAGTTTTCAGATGATGAAAAGTCTAGGATTAGGGATATTTTAGGATTGGAAAATAATGATTTTGAAGATAATTTGATTTTAAAATCAGAGAATCTTTTTGAATTTGAAAAAGAATACATTATTTCCTGTTTGTCAAATAATAAAAATGAATTTGGGGAAATAAAGGGGCTTTATAACAGTAAAGAGAAAAAAGATAATGATAAGGCTCTAGAAAATTTTGTAGAAAGATATTTTAATGTGAAAAAGTTGAATATTTTTGGATTTTTTATATTTTGGAATATTTATCGTGGAAATTATAAATATTTTGATATAAAAATAAATAAAAGAATTCACAATTTGTTTTTTAATTCAGCAAATAATTTCTTTTTTAAAAGAATAGTTTACAGTTATAAGAAAATAAAGAATATATTTTATCATTTGGAAATTACTTGCGAAGACGATATTGGAGAAGATGACGCTTTTATACACACTCTAATATTTCTTCTTAGTTGTATTGCGCTAATTTTTATTTGCATATTTAGTTTACCAGCAATAATAAATACAAAGGAAATAGATTATAGAAATGTCGTGAAAAGTTTTGAATTAGTGAGAATTTATTGGATTGTACTTACAGTTACAAGAATTTATTTAGATTTTTCACTTGCAAAACGTGGAAACAATTTAAACATGGCAAGTATGTTGAATATACAGATAATTTTGCTTGGAAGTTATTTAATTTCTATTTATTTTAATTATAAAATTAAAGATTTTCTATTGTTTGGAATATTAATATGGATGCTTATAAAATTAATAATTGTAAATAGAATAAAATATTTAAGATTGAAAAATTATGCAAAAAAAATTTTAGATAAAATATATAATTAA
- a CDS encoding YwqG family protein — protein sequence MSNLNKEIVNEILERIKGDFLKEIKENNVELNIKPLRHAKLLDREEISLTESKVGGFPYIPIGERAPMFYDAFSDCEDDEDDDEDGNETMALFAQINCEDLKGLENFPEKGLIQIYMQGDTDFEVYNEDDLKVIYYENIGEHYSEEELKEIYNPKFDCGDFPFGETLGREIGYALEFSSMYNISEISEEKQKKYLETTLEKMNLKLSEKEKEDIFLKVEDDIFYNFKWNEYIDKNMEIVDEKACGIDSRTHCGGYPDFFQGYDPREKEGEKEKYDTVLFQLGSDLSKDGDWRALIFDAGFVNFFINSEKLKNKDFSDIFVDVQCG from the coding sequence ATGTCAAATTTGAATAAAGAGATTGTTAATGAGATTTTAGAAAGAATAAAAGGGGATTTTTTGAAAGAAATTAAAGAAAATAATGTGGAACTTAATATTAAGCCACTTCGTCATGCAAAACTTTTGGATAGAGAAGAAATTTCCTTGACAGAGAGTAAAGTGGGAGGATTTCCGTATATTCCGATTGGAGAAAGAGCACCGATGTTTTATGATGCGTTTTCAGATTGTGAAGATGATGAGGATGACGATGAAGATGGAAATGAAACAATGGCTCTGTTTGCTCAAATTAATTGTGAGGATTTAAAAGGACTTGAAAATTTTCCTGAAAAGGGGCTTATTCAAATTTATATGCAAGGGGATACAGATTTTGAAGTTTACAATGAAGATGACTTGAAAGTGATTTATTATGAAAATATTGGGGAACATTATAGCGAAGAAGAATTGAAGGAGATTTATAATCCAAAATTTGATTGTGGAGATTTTCCTTTTGGAGAAACGCTTGGAAGAGAGATTGGGTATGCATTGGAATTTTCTTCGATGTACAATATTTCAGAAATAAGTGAAGAAAAACAGAAAAAATATCTTGAGACAACTTTGGAAAAAATGAATTTAAAATTGTCGGAAAAAGAAAAGGAAGATATATTTTTAAAGGTAGAAGATGACATATTCTATAATTTTAAGTGGAATGAGTATATTGATAAAAATATGGAAATAGTAGATGAAAAGGCGTGTGGAATTGATTCAAGAACGCATTGTGGCGGATATCCTGATTTTTTTCAAGGATACGACCCTAGAGAAAAGGAAGGAGAAAAAGAAAAATACGATACGGTTCTTTTTCAGTTAGGAAGTGATTTGTCTAAAGATGGAGATTGGAGAGCTTTAATTTTTGATGCTGGATTTGTGAACTTTTTTATTAACAGTGAAAAATTGAAAAATAAAGATTTTTCAGATATTTTTGTTGATGTTCAATGTGGTTGA
- a CDS encoding DKNYY domain-containing protein: MKRKNLLKILGLLILVGNVANAEYSGKFEKTYSKNSDYKMKITSVKSGKSKRNVSKILSNQEIDLKLIEKIGDSNYFRNKNGIYYKSGEKVLKLDGVDKDSFEVMKFGNYGKDKNSVFYHNRKLDGVKPIGFEELDERFATYEGVLFNNGKKVEGVRRIESGDMDMNGLERIRISDHWDLGYSNYFKNKDGIYYAGKSKFLKLNGADKDSFSVTFKGKYGKDKNSVYYQDKKMDGVKPSEFIELNDIFAKDRNNIYIDGKKLENFEARDFLILDEKRFEYKNKKYYYDKKSKTVKEDKEIGKSF, from the coding sequence ATGAAAAGAAAAAATTTATTGAAAATATTGGGATTATTGATCTTAGTAGGAAATGTTGCAAATGCTGAATATTCTGGGAAATTTGAGAAAACTTATTCTAAAAATTCAGATTATAAAATGAAAATTACGAGTGTTAAAAGTGGAAAAAGTAAGAGAAATGTTTCAAAAATATTAAGTAATCAAGAAATTGATTTGAAACTTATTGAAAAAATTGGGGATTCAAATTATTTTAGAAATAAAAATGGGATTTATTATAAAAGTGGAGAAAAAGTTTTGAAATTGGATGGAGTTGATAAAGATAGTTTTGAAGTTATGAAATTTGGAAATTATGGGAAAGATAAGAATAGTGTTTTTTATCATAATAGAAAATTGGATGGTGTTAAACCAATTGGATTTGAGGAACTGGATGAAAGATTTGCGACATATGAAGGTGTTCTTTTTAATAATGGAAAAAAAGTTGAGGGAGTGAGAAGAATTGAGAGTGGCGATATGGATATGAATGGTCTTGAAAGAATTAGAATTTCTGATCATTGGGATCTAGGGTACTCAAATTATTTCAAAAATAAAGATGGAATTTATTATGCGGGGAAAAGTAAATTTCTTAAATTGAACGGTGCAGATAAAGATAGCTTTAGTGTGACTTTTAAAGGAAAATATGGAAAAGATAAAAACAGTGTCTATTATCAAGATAAAAAAATGGACGGTGTAAAACCAAGTGAATTTATAGAGTTAAATGATATTTTTGCAAAAGATCGAAATAATATTTATATTGATGGGAAAAAACTCGAGAATTTTGAGGCAAGAGATTTTTTGATTTTGGATGAAAAGAGATTCGAGTATAAAAATAAGAAATATTATTATGATAAAAAAAGTAAAACTGTTAAAGAAGATAAAGAAATTGGAAAAAGTTTTTAA